ATCCATATATCTTCAGCATGGCCATTGAGTTGTGGTGGAACAGTCGGGGGATTCTCAACGCTGACATAGATTGTATCAGTTCCTCGGTGTTTGAGTTCGGTAGGTGTTGCAACAGTGATCACATCACCCATGTTGAGAATCGCAACGCGGTCACAGAGACGTTCTGCTTCCTCAATGTAATGGGTCGTGAGGAGGATTGTTGTCCCCTGTTCGTTTAGTTCTCGAATGATATCCCAGAGATCATGTCGGAGTTCAACATCAACACCAGCCGTCGGCTCGTCAAGGATAAGTAAATCCGGATCAGTAACTAATGCTCTTGCAAGAAGGAGGCGGCGCTTCATTCCACCAGATAATTCATCAAATGTGGCATTTCGCTTGTCATATATCCCGACCAGTTGGAGCACTTCTTGTGCACGTTCTTTTGCCTTTGCTGCTGAGATACCATGGTACCCAGCCTTGTGTACGAGAACCTCTTCAATGGGGAAAAATCGATCAACATTAAACTCCTGCGGTGCGATTCCAATCATATTTCGGGCTTGCTGGTAATCAGTCTGTACGTCATGGCCAAAGACACGGGCTTTGCCACCGGTTTTGTGTACCAGCCCAACCAGAATGGAAATGAAGGTAGTCTTTCCAGCACCATTTGGACCAAGTAGTCCAAAAAATTCTCCATCTTCAACAGTAAGAGAAACTTCATCAAGTGCCCGAAGATCACCATACTCTTTGACAAGATCAACAGTTTCGATCGCTGGCGGCATGCCAAGAACAAAGCAGGGACTGAAGAAAAGACGTTTGCATTCAGGTACTATCTGATATGACGGTCGTCAAGGGCAGAGAATCGATCACGAACAGATTGAACACGATCTGGGTAAATCTCATCAATTACAAGGTCAGGACTATGACTGGTGGTTGCAACAGTTGTCCCCCAAGGGTCATAGATAGCTGACCTCCCAACTAGCTGGGAATCAGGTGTATCAGCACCGTTGACTGCACCAATATACAGAAGATTTTCTACGGCACGAGCCTGTGGAAGAAGTTTCCAGTGCTCAACACGAGGGTATGGCCACGCAGACGGGACAAGGACAAGTGTTGCGCCCTGATCAACTAGTTGACGATATAACTCAGGAAATCGGAGATCATAGCATGTTGTTATCCCGATGGTAAATCCACATAAGTCAGTAACGGAAACTCGATCACCAGGTGTGAGAAGGTTACTTTCCTCTGAGTGGTAGCCAAATAGGTGATGTTTTCGATAGATAAGTTGACGTTCTCCGTTAGAATCAAGCAGTACAGCTGTGTTTGATAATCCGGTCTCTGCTGGCGTCTCAGCAGTTGATGTAGCAGCTAAATCTTCAACAATTGTGCCGGCAAGAACAGCGATATCATTGTCAGCAGCAACATGAGAAAGTTCCGCAAGCGTATCGCCTGAGATTGGTTCTGCAGCCTGTTCGTAAATGTCAAATGCAGCGTATCCGACGTTAAACATTTCTGGAAGACAAACAAGATCAGCGCCAGCATCGGCTGCATCACGGATAGATTGACAGGCCCGAGAGAGATTTCCTTCAATGTCTTGGGGCTTAACATCCAACTGCGCTAATGCAAGCTTCATTGCTTGAGTGCTGCTCGAAGTTCAGTTTCTAAATTCTGTAGCTCCGTGTCAAGGTTCCGGACAAAGTACTGCTCGATACCAGGAAGACGACCATCAACAACAAATTCATTCGTGAGCTGCGCACCATTTTCAGTTTTTTCGATAGTGTGTTCACCCTCGACACGCATGGCTTTTGACCGGCCGACAAATCGAACAAAGTGCGGCGGATTTCGTTCAGTATCTTCTGTGTGAACAGATACGGTTCGATTGACAAACGGAATTGGGATTTCAACATACCATGTTGCAGCAGTTCCGTCTTCGTCTTTTAGTTCATAGTCAGAAACAACACTAACGGCTTGGGCACGCTTCGCCGGGTCAGAGATGAATTCCCAGACATCTTCCGGCGATGCATTAACTTCAATCGTACGATCGACCCGGACTGTCATGATTGATTAGTCAAGATTGTACGGTAAAAAGCCAATGGTATCCGCAAATGGGGTAACGATACCGGACGAAAGGGCGATTAATACCCTGCAATTGCTTGGAGCTTGAATCATGGTTAATAGATTTTATTAGTGTTTGTTGGAAGGGACATATATTATTTGGTAGTTACAAATCACGCAAAGATAGGCCAAGATATGTAATATATCAACGAGATAGACCGCAACAGACCAAAGTGGATATAGGATCAGAGGTCATGTGGAAAGGGTGACCTTCCACGTCGTGGAACGAGCACGGCCCCATTTTTCGATCTCGAAGTCTTCTGTTTTCTCATCAAGTTCTGGTAGGCGAGTTCCAACCTGTTTCGAAGACAGATCAAGTGCATCAGCGATATGCCTAGCGCGAAAGTAGCGCTTTCCTCTGTCGGCACTGTCTCGCAGGTATGCGAGAATTTGCCGTTCTTCTTCAGTGAACTCTCCCATCGTAATCGTTTATACGGGCGTTAGAAACATTAACCTTTCCAAGACAGTGAATACAGGGGCAGTTCAGAGTCGCTATTTTGGCATATTCTGGAAAATTTCTAGGATATATAGCGCTCAGTACACTTGCCAAGCTATGGAAACGAGCCATTGAACTAGATAGCGTCATAGTATCAATACATGTGGGACTTTGCTGTCGTTGGGGCTGGACCAGCAGGATCACGGTTTGCACAGCAGGCAGCAACCAACGGATATGACGTGCTTTTGCTAGAGCAAGGCTCAGTTGGAGATCCACTAGCGTGTTCTGGACATGTAAGCCAAGATCTCTGGGAGTATGTTGATTCACCACGAGAACAACTCTTGCAAAACGAGATTCGTGGGGCTAGATTTCATACGGAATGGAAAGGATATACAAAGGGTATTCCGTTTTACCAGCAGGATCCGATCTCAGGGGTAATTGACAGGAAAGCGCTGGATAAGCAGATGGCCAAACAAGCGACAACAGTTGGAGCAGTGCTTAAGACAGAGCATTCGGTGATCAACGTCAGTGAAGGGAAAAATCACGTTCGTATTGAATCACGAACCCAGAATGATGTAGAAAAGTTCAACGCCAAGATGGTAATTGGCTGTGATGGTCCACAGTCGAGGGTAAGATCAGAAGTCGGACTACCAGAGCCAGAACAGTTTCTGCATGGAGTTTTCGGACACAGCAGTAAACCAGATACTGGAGATTTTGTGGACGTACATTTGACCGTTCCATCGTTTTTTGCGTGGCGGATTCCACGCGGACAGGCAGGAGTGGAGTATGGGGTCGGGGCACCTCCTGGGTCTGGAGTAAAGCAACAATATAATCAGTTGTGCACAGCATATGATGTCAACCCGGAGCACACGTATTCTGGTGTGATTCCAATTGGGCCGCCTGATACAGTAACAGGGCATCGGACTGCGCTGATTGGAGATGCAGCCGCGCAAACAAAGCCATTCACTGGTGGCGGTATTCTCTACGGATTAGCCTGTGCAGATCACGCCGCACAGACACTTGAACCAGAGAATCCAGCGACAACACGCCAATATGAGTCACAATGGCGCGACGATTTAGCAATTGAGATTTCTCTTGGGAAGCTTATTCAACGAGGATATAATCTTCCTAAAAAGGTACAAAGAGCAGGAATGCATGTTTTCGCTGGAGAAATCGGAGTAGATATGGACCGTCCAACCACCTTACTCTCCAAGGAACAGATTAAATCGATGCTAAATTGACACATAGCGAGCGGAAGCCCACCGTCTTCAGCCGGGGGAAGAGGTCAATAGCTGAACATGACTAACATCAGAAAGGAAGTCGATCACGAAGCTCATCAAGGAAAGATGAAGAAGATTCGTTAAACTGAGTCGAATTAAGCGCACGTTCAGTTGGTTTAATGACAATCTGATCATTGGATGACTCATCAATTTTGATAAATCGGTCTTGTTTCAGTTCAGTCAGATGCGACTCAAGAGTATCAATATCAATATCCGTCCGGGCACGAAGTTCAAAGATTGTCATCCCTTGCTCACTACGGTCAGCAAGAGCTTCAATAATCGCGACCTTAACCTCATCTTGGTCGCGAAGTCGTCTCGGTTCGGACATCTGATATAGTATTTGAGTGAAACGTATAAAACTCTTCGCGGGGAAACACCAAGATGAAAAAGAATCTTGCCGGTCGTTGATGATTTGATCAAAGATTAATTGAACTCATTGGTGGAATCAGGACAAGTGAGCTCTTGTTGACCTCCTCCGACCCGTGAACGGGGTGGGATTCCCATGGCACCGCACCGCTGGGTTGGGAGTTTCAGGGTTGCAGTCCAATCGGCATGAACGGACTGCTGGCAGGGTCGTTTGAAACTCTTTGATTTTCGTGATGACGAGAATCTTCGATTCTCGAACCACCAAGCCGCGTCTCCGATCCTGGCATGGGATTCAGCGGTACCGTGCTGGTCGAAATCCACAACTAGCGGCCTGAAGGAGGATGCTT
This portion of the Salinarchaeum sp. IM2453 genome encodes:
- a CDS encoding geranylgeranyl reductase family protein; the encoded protein is MWDFAVVGAGPAGSRFAQQAATNGYDVLLLEQGSVGDPLACSGHVSQDLWEYVDSPREQLLQNEIRGARFHTEWKGYTKGIPFYQQDPISGVIDRKALDKQMAKQATTVGAVLKTEHSVINVSEGKNHVRIESRTQNDVEKFNAKMVIGCDGPQSRVRSEVGLPEPEQFLHGVFGHSSKPDTGDFVDVHLTVPSFFAWRIPRGQAGVEYGVGAPPGSGVKQQYNQLCTAYDVNPEHTYSGVIPIGPPDTVTGHRTALIGDAAAQTKPFTGGGILYGLACADHAAQTLEPENPATTRQYESQWRDDLAIEISLGKLIQRGYNLPKKVQRAGMHVFAGEIGVDMDRPTTLLSKEQIKSMLN
- a CDS encoding DUF6432 family protein, which gives rise to MSEPRRLRDQDEVKVAIIEALADRSEQGMTIFELRARTDIDIDTLESHLTELKQDRFIKIDESSNDQIVIKPTERALNSTQFNESSSSFLDELRDRLPF
- a CDS encoding SRPBCC family protein; this translates as MTVRVDRTIEVNASPEDVWEFISDPAKRAQAVSVVSDYELKDEDGTAATWYVEIPIPFVNRTVSVHTEDTERNPPHFVRFVGRSKAMRVEGEHTIEKTENGAQLTNEFVVDGRLPGIEQYFVRNLDTELQNLETELRAALKQ
- a CDS encoding nitrilase-related carbon-nitrogen hydrolase, with product MKLALAQLDVKPQDIEGNLSRACQSIRDAADAGADLVCLPEMFNVGYAAFDIYEQAAEPISGDTLAELSHVAADNDIAVLAGTIVEDLAATSTAETPAETGLSNTAVLLDSNGERQLIYRKHHLFGYHSEESNLLTPGDRVSVTDLCGFTIGITTCYDLRFPELYRQLVDQGATLVLVPSAWPYPRVEHWKLLPQARAVENLLYIGAVNGADTPDSQLVGRSAIYDPWGTTVATTSHSPDLVIDEIYPDRVQSVRDRFSALDDRHIR